The following proteins are co-located in the Paenibacillus sp. FSL H8-0079 genome:
- the glgD gene encoding glucose-1-phosphate adenylyltransferase subunit GlgD: MKPLIGVINLDHELEELKELTYFRCGAAVPYAGRYRLIDFVLSNMMNAGIESIGVFVRRKYRSLMDHLGDGKPWDLDRKHGGMFILPPDWNDPTDTSQGDLQHFHNNLDFFHRGAGQYVVHAGSRHVTKADLQDVYRYHISKGADVTLVCKKVDQLLPEHDACVKVDHDGDGNVVDIHQSANHPNIYTEIFIMEKELFLRQVQRCIDHGESHFFRDVIQKNPDGLNIAAYAYDGYHAVINSIDSYYRNSMDLLNTGQYEQLFKEDPVQTKIKYEAPAKYLDTADVKHSLLANGCIVGGEVEDSILFRGVQVAKGAKIKGSIIMQKCYIGEGTVLENVILDKDVKLTGGQTLIGDPSNPYILAKSTII; this comes from the coding sequence ATGAAACCATTGATCGGAGTTATTAACCTTGACCATGAACTTGAGGAATTGAAGGAATTGACGTACTTTCGCTGCGGAGCCGCGGTGCCTTATGCCGGGCGTTACCGTCTGATCGATTTTGTTCTATCGAATATGATGAATGCAGGTATTGAGAGTATAGGGGTATTTGTACGGCGAAAATATCGCTCACTGATGGACCATCTCGGTGACGGCAAGCCGTGGGATCTGGATCGCAAGCATGGAGGTATGTTTATATTGCCACCGGACTGGAACGATCCAACAGATACGTCACAGGGGGACTTGCAGCATTTCCATAACAATTTGGACTTTTTCCACAGAGGTGCAGGGCAATATGTTGTGCATGCGGGCAGTCGCCATGTGACCAAAGCAGACCTTCAGGATGTCTATAGGTATCACATCAGCAAAGGAGCTGACGTTACACTGGTTTGCAAAAAAGTGGATCAGCTGCTGCCTGAGCATGACGCCTGTGTCAAAGTTGACCATGACGGGGACGGTAACGTGGTGGACATTCACCAAAGCGCCAATCATCCGAATATATATACAGAAATTTTCATCATGGAAAAGGAATTATTCCTGCGCCAGGTGCAACGCTGCATCGATCATGGCGAGAGCCATTTCTTCAGGGATGTCATTCAAAAAAATCCCGATGGATTGAATATCGCTGCGTATGCATATGATGGCTATCACGCAGTTATCAATTCGATCGACAGTTATTATCGCAACAGTATGGATCTGTTGAATACAGGGCAATATGAACAACTGTTCAAGGAAGATCCCGTTCAGACCAAAATTAAATATGAAGCCCCTGCCAAATACCTGGATACCGCTGATGTTAAACATTCTCTCCTTGCCAATGGCTGCATCGTAGGTGGAGAGGTGGAAGACAGCATTTTGTTCCGTGGTGTACAGGTGGCCAAGGGTGCCAAAATTAAAGGTTCCATCATCATGCAGAAATGTTACATTGGTGAAGGAACGGTCCTTGAGAACGTCATTCTGGATAAAGACGTGAAACTGACCGGAGGACAGACGCTGATCGGCGACCCGTCAAATCCATACATTTTAGCGAAAAGCACTATTATCTAA
- a CDS encoding ABC transporter permease, which translates to MNRILKIPSLLVGGVMFAVLIILAVSIPFISPYDPSEQNLSAFLQPPSAEHWLGTDQLGRDLFTRLIHAARTDLSIMVLAEIVPFCMGIFLGMLAGYYGKWVDKIISLISDTFIAFPFYLIVIIVAFASGAGERGIYITFMLVGWIVFARVVRGLSASYRKQEWVASAQTLGLPGIRIILRHLLPNVLPQAVVVLMTDMVGLLVAIVTLGYLGIGIAPPTPDWGTMISDGQSFITTAWWLSAVPGFAVVYTGIALSLVGDGLADLWRKK; encoded by the coding sequence ATGAACCGTATCTTAAAAATCCCTTCCCTGCTTGTGGGAGGTGTTATGTTTGCTGTGCTGATTATCTTGGCTGTGAGCATCCCGTTTATTAGTCCGTATGACCCTTCCGAGCAGAATTTGAGTGCCTTTTTGCAGCCTCCGTCTGCCGAACATTGGCTGGGTACAGACCAACTGGGGCGTGATTTGTTTACCAGACTGATCCATGCTGCGCGAACCGACCTGAGTATTATGGTGTTGGCGGAAATTGTACCTTTTTGCATGGGGATATTTCTGGGTATGCTTGCAGGGTATTACGGAAAATGGGTAGATAAAATTATATCGTTGATTTCGGACACATTTATCGCGTTCCCTTTTTATCTAATCGTCATTATCGTGGCGTTTGCCAGCGGAGCAGGCGAGCGAGGAATTTATATTACGTTTATGCTCGTTGGCTGGATCGTATTTGCCCGTGTAGTCAGAGGCTTAAGTGCATCTTATCGTAAACAGGAATGGGTGGCTTCCGCACAGACGTTGGGACTACCGGGAATACGAATTATCCTTCGTCATCTCCTGCCTAACGTACTGCCCCAGGCAGTTGTTGTGCTAATGACGGATATGGTCGGCCTGCTCGTGGCAATTGTTACGCTCGGTTATCTGGGCATTGGCATCGCACCTCCTACCCCAGACTGGGGCACAATGATCTCGGATGGTCAATCCTTTATCACGACAGCTTGGTGGCTTTCGGCAGTTCCGGGATTCGCAGTGGTATACACTGGAATTGCTTTGTCTCTTGTGGGTGATGGGTTGGCCGATCTATGGAGGAAAAAATAA
- a CDS encoding ABC transporter permease: protein MKKFWLFSVVGRALVVIFCVITAVFFLIRMVPGDPAKMILGEYSTPEALESMHHALGLDLSVGEQYVRFVQTLFTQGDTGNSIINGTSTRELIADRAPITLLLIGMACALAIVIALVLATLAATHKDKLLDHVIRIFPTVTLGMPIFWVGILLILLLSVRLHWFPVGGVGEGWWGTLYSLTLPAITVALSQIPTLVRSLRAQMLEVLESDFVITLKAARLPSRVILFKHVLRNAALPTLILLGVNISYLIGGTLVVEQVFGIKGIGSLLFSSISKRDFPVIQGIALYCAVSVVIISLLIEILTRWLDPRTKGNP, encoded by the coding sequence ATGAAGAAGTTCTGGTTGTTCAGCGTTGTAGGAAGAGCATTGGTTGTAATCTTTTGTGTGATAACAGCAGTCTTTTTTCTCATCCGTATGGTACCAGGAGATCCCGCTAAAATGATTCTGGGGGAATATAGCACGCCAGAGGCGCTTGAGAGCATGCATCATGCTCTCGGGCTGGATCTTTCGGTGGGAGAACAGTACGTTCGGTTTGTCCAAACGCTGTTCACGCAGGGAGATACCGGCAACTCAATTATCAATGGAACCTCTACCCGAGAGTTGATTGCTGACCGGGCGCCCATCACGTTGTTGCTCATCGGTATGGCTTGTGCTTTGGCCATTGTAATTGCCCTTGTACTCGCCACGCTGGCAGCTACGCATAAGGATAAGCTGCTGGATCATGTCATACGTATTTTTCCTACCGTAACGCTAGGTATGCCAATCTTCTGGGTTGGCATCCTTTTGATTCTGCTGCTGAGTGTGCGTCTTCATTGGTTTCCCGTTGGTGGAGTCGGCGAAGGGTGGTGGGGCACCTTGTACAGCTTGACGCTTCCTGCCATTACCGTAGCTTTGTCACAGATTCCGACATTGGTTCGATCATTGAGAGCCCAGATGCTTGAAGTACTGGAATCTGATTTTGTAATTACTTTGAAGGCGGCGAGATTGCCAAGTCGGGTTATTTTGTTCAAACATGTCCTGCGTAATGCGGCTCTACCAACGCTGATTCTTCTTGGTGTTAATATTTCTTATCTGATTGGTGGGACCTTGGTCGTTGAACAAGTATTTGGCATTAAGGGAATCGGCAGTTTGCTGTTTAGTTCTATTTCTAAACGGGATTTCCCGGTCATTCAAGGCATAGCCCTTTACTGTGCTGTATCTGTGGTGATTATTAGTCTCCTGATAGAGATTCTTACCAGGTGGCTTGATCCCAGAACGAAAGGAAACCCATGA
- a CDS encoding glucose-1-phosphate adenylyltransferase — protein MAKKEVVAMLLAGGQGKRLKGLTKSLAKPAVYFGGTYRIIDFPLSNCSNSGIDTVGVLTQYEPLVLHSYIGIGSDWDLDRKNGGVYVLPPHEREDGSNWYRGTADAIFRNLNFIEQFDPEHVLILSGDHIYKMDYEKMLQYHKEKDADCTISVIDVSLEEASRFGVLNTNDDYSIYEFEEKPPEPKSTLASMGIYLFKWDVLKRFLIQDEQQASTSYDFGKDIIPLLLENEKSLYAYPFEGYWKDVGTIRSLWESNMDLLDEDTPFNLNDPDWRIFTRNPNQPAQYISPSAKVRNCIISEGSIVHGEVNHSVLFYGIEVGENSAVIDSVIMPRVKIGQNVRIHRAIISEGLVIPDGTQISPAPGDESDILLVDQEELERQLRQGITSKA, from the coding sequence ATGGCGAAAAAAGAAGTTGTAGCGATGCTACTTGCCGGAGGGCAAGGGAAGAGGTTAAAAGGATTAACCAAATCACTGGCGAAGCCAGCTGTATATTTTGGCGGCACGTACCGAATCATTGATTTTCCACTGAGTAACTGCTCCAATTCGGGTATTGATACGGTTGGCGTGTTGACCCAGTATGAACCACTTGTCCTGCATTCTTACATAGGCATTGGCAGTGACTGGGATCTGGACCGTAAAAACGGCGGGGTATACGTACTTCCTCCACATGAACGTGAAGACGGTAGCAACTGGTACCGGGGGACAGCGGATGCGATTTTCCGCAATCTGAACTTTATTGAACAATTCGATCCTGAGCATGTGCTCATTCTGTCAGGGGATCATATCTATAAAATGGATTACGAAAAGATGCTCCAGTATCACAAAGAAAAAGATGCGGACTGCACCATATCGGTTATTGATGTCTCATTGGAAGAAGCCAGCCGTTTCGGGGTGCTGAACACCAACGATGACTATAGCATTTATGAATTTGAAGAAAAACCTCCTGAGCCCAAGAGCACACTCGCTTCCATGGGTATCTATCTCTTCAAGTGGGATGTACTGAAACGTTTCCTGATCCAGGATGAACAACAGGCATCCACCTCCTATGATTTTGGTAAAGATATCATTCCTTTGTTGCTTGAAAATGAAAAATCCTTATATGCGTATCCGTTCGAAGGTTACTGGAAAGACGTAGGTACCATTCGCAGTCTGTGGGAATCCAATATGGACCTGTTGGACGAAGATACACCGTTTAATCTGAATGATCCGGACTGGCGTATCTTTACACGTAATCCAAATCAACCTGCACAATACATCTCGCCATCGGCCAAGGTGCGGAATTGTATCATTAGTGAAGGCAGTATCGTGCATGGTGAGGTCAATCATTCGGTTCTGTTCTACGGCATTGAAGTTGGAGAGAACAGCGCCGTCATTGATTCGGTCATCATGCCAAGGGTGAAAATCGGGCAAAATGTGCGCATTCACCGAGCGATTATCTCAGAAGGATTGGTTATTCCGGATGGAACACAGATTTCGCCTGCACCGGGAGATGAGAGTGATATATTGCTCGTGGATCAGGAAGAACTGGAACGTCAGCTTCGCCAAGGAATAACCAGCAAGGCCTAA
- a CDS encoding ABC transporter substrate-binding protein — protein MSQFKLSARKSLWVGALAVLLLVIVSGCSGSKNDPAPNTAAQPGSSQGTDDKSTDETVAGGTFVYGRPASVTSFDLHNQITSNNAFAIDKVFESLVAFDSKGEIVDWLAKSHNISDDGLTYTFVLRDGLKFSNGSDVTAEDAVFSLERHLKVGGPLAISAKVDTVKATDSQTLVITLKEPYTPFISELSNFSNGIIPNNFGGVTEEEFFKKPVGTGPFVVEQWDPAGDVTFTKNTHYWQEGKPSVDKLVYKLIEDDSQAINQLKAGEVNAIESLALQNANEIKNGADTTVVTNGSWVTEQVFFNTLDKHFSDVHVRRALALALDRDGLTKALTFGYAQTANSLLPTTIPYNANDTIKALNFDVTAAKAELAKSAFPDGFTTKLLVASGNSTRAQEAQIIQAAGKQIGINIEIESIELATFRERFFAYDFAVMLNSGQADSPEANSIIAFQTDPDGFSKSYWTHYTNDEVTKLLYQGQKTADGDGRAEIYSKLLQTLADEVPYLPLYYPDILIGARSSVDGLVVLPNGSVRFEDVHIQK, from the coding sequence ATGTCACAGTTTAAATTATCAGCCAGAAAGTCATTATGGGTAGGAGCTTTAGCGGTCCTATTATTAGTGATCGTTAGCGGATGCTCCGGGTCCAAGAATGATCCCGCTCCCAATACAGCAGCTCAGCCAGGTTCTAGTCAAGGTACGGATGATAAATCAACAGACGAGACTGTGGCGGGAGGCACCTTTGTCTACGGCAGGCCAGCTTCTGTAACCTCGTTTGATTTGCATAATCAAATCACGTCGAACAATGCTTTTGCGATTGATAAAGTATTTGAATCTTTGGTTGCTTTTGACAGCAAGGGAGAAATTGTGGATTGGCTTGCCAAGTCGCATAACATCAGTGATGACGGCTTGACGTATACGTTTGTGTTGCGTGATGGATTGAAATTCTCTAACGGCAGTGATGTTACTGCTGAAGATGCTGTATTCTCTCTTGAGCGGCATTTGAAGGTTGGCGGCCCGCTGGCTATATCCGCCAAAGTGGATACGGTTAAAGCAACGGATAGCCAGACGCTGGTTATTACGCTTAAAGAGCCGTATACACCGTTTATCTCCGAGTTGTCCAACTTCTCGAATGGGATTATCCCGAACAATTTTGGTGGAGTTACGGAGGAAGAATTTTTCAAGAAACCGGTAGGTACGGGACCGTTCGTGGTTGAGCAGTGGGACCCGGCAGGCGATGTAACCTTTACTAAGAACACTCATTATTGGCAAGAAGGAAAACCTTCAGTGGATAAACTGGTGTACAAGCTGATTGAAGACGATAGTCAAGCCATCAACCAGCTGAAGGCAGGAGAAGTAAACGCGATTGAATCGTTGGCCCTGCAAAATGCCAATGAAATAAAGAATGGTGCAGATACAACCGTGGTAACGAACGGCAGTTGGGTGACAGAGCAAGTATTCTTCAATACGCTGGACAAGCATTTTTCCGATGTGCATGTTCGTCGTGCCCTGGCCCTGGCACTTGATCGTGACGGTCTGACTAAGGCGCTTACCTTCGGGTATGCACAGACCGCTAATTCATTGTTGCCTACGACGATTCCATATAATGCGAATGACACAATTAAGGCGCTGAACTTTGATGTAACTGCGGCGAAGGCAGAACTGGCAAAATCGGCTTTCCCAGATGGATTCACTACAAAATTGCTTGTAGCCTCAGGCAACAGCACTAGAGCGCAAGAAGCGCAAATCATTCAGGCAGCGGGAAAACAAATCGGCATCAACATCGAGATTGAATCGATTGAGCTGGCAACCTTCCGTGAACGATTCTTTGCTTATGATTTTGCAGTAATGTTGAATAGTGGACAGGCGGATTCTCCTGAAGCAAACTCCATTATTGCTTTCCAGACCGATCCTGACGGATTCAGTAAATCGTACTGGACACATTACACCAATGATGAAGTAACCAAGCTTCTGTATCAAGGTCAAAAAACTGCAGACGGCGATGGTCGTGCGGAAATCTACTCCAAGCTGCTTCAGACGCTTGCCGATGAAGTGCCATATCTCCCGCTTTATTATCCCGACATTCTGATCGGCGCTCGTTCTTCCGTAGATGGACTCGTGGTGTTGCCTAACGGCAGCGTACGGTTCGAAGACGTTCATATTCAGAAATGA
- a CDS encoding ATP-binding cassette domain-containing protein, with protein MNPALQIQNVSVRYGDFTALDHIELNLQHHTTLGLVGESGSGKSTLARVIAGLITPDEGQILLGDQTLKKKRSREQYKKIQMIFQNPDASLNPKHSIRQILAEALLFHRIVERSQVEKRSRELLARVQLESKALDKYPHEFSGGQRQRIAIARAISVEPSLLIADEPTSALDVSVQLSVLELFNSLKRELNLTLLFISHDLGVIHAISDTVAVMRQGQLVEISPKEQFFTRPETAYSRELLSAVPKMPKSISSGGLYEPTL; from the coding sequence ATGAATCCAGCTTTACAAATACAAAATGTATCGGTTCGTTATGGTGACTTTACTGCACTGGACCACATTGAATTGAATCTCCAGCATCATACGACACTTGGTCTTGTCGGTGAGTCTGGTTCGGGAAAATCTACTCTTGCGAGGGTTATTGCCGGCTTGATCACGCCCGATGAGGGGCAAATTCTGCTGGGAGATCAAACATTGAAAAAGAAGAGAAGTCGTGAGCAATATAAAAAGATACAGATGATCTTCCAAAATCCGGATGCCTCGCTTAATCCCAAGCATTCCATCCGGCAGATTCTTGCTGAAGCACTGTTGTTTCATCGGATTGTGGAACGTTCACAGGTGGAGAAAAGATCGAGAGAGCTCCTGGCCCGTGTTCAGTTAGAGAGTAAAGCACTGGACAAGTATCCTCACGAATTCTCCGGCGGACAACGCCAACGGATTGCGATCGCACGAGCAATAAGCGTGGAGCCGAGCCTGCTGATTGCGGATGAACCGACGAGTGCACTGGATGTCTCTGTGCAGCTGAGTGTGCTTGAACTGTTCAATTCGCTAAAGCGTGAGCTTAATCTTACATTGTTGTTCATCTCTCACGATCTGGGAGTCATCCATGCTATTAGTGATACAGTAGCAGTTATGCGGCAGGGTCAGCTTGTGGAGATCAGTCCCAAGGAGCAATTCTTCACTCGTCCTGAAACGGCATATAGTCGAGAGTTGCTGTCCGCCGTTCCAAAAATGCCAAAATCAATTTCATCTGGAGGTTTATATGAGCCAACCTTATAA
- a CDS encoding aminotransferase class V-fold PLP-dependent enzyme, producing the protein MSQPYKGFVPLTRSEYETLTQLLSKLLSTEHAPVIIPGEAILGIEAVATGISAPGRTIVNVVTGPYGSLFGQWLERGGATVIEVKVPFDEVVPAEQVAAAIERYKPSALSFVQAEVVTGGSNPAEEIIKIARAHKLITVSDSVSAVGGEALPVDEWGVDFVAIGAQKALAGPNGISAVSISPRGWKFLESNAYAPRNSILSLLDLKPSGKGIAPVRVPPNIPTLEARALITALTAIESEGLEQVIKRHERAAASAIAGIQALGLEPWQKDNKTYSTLTTTVRISGEEKLHIDHPIGIVAPGDGELLGQLLRINHFGANASLSGVEEAVATIAALLNQDHEQAVQAVRLVWGK; encoded by the coding sequence ATGAGCCAACCTTATAAAGGATTTGTACCGCTTACGCGGAGTGAATACGAGACACTTACGCAGTTGCTCTCCAAGCTCTTGTCTACGGAGCATGCCCCGGTGATCATCCCTGGAGAGGCGATCTTGGGCATAGAGGCCGTGGCAACCGGAATATCCGCGCCGGGTCGTACCATTGTCAATGTCGTGACAGGGCCATACGGCAGTTTATTTGGTCAATGGCTTGAACGCGGCGGGGCCACGGTTATTGAAGTCAAAGTCCCTTTTGATGAAGTTGTACCTGCGGAGCAGGTTGCTGCCGCGATTGAACGGTATAAACCGTCCGCGTTATCCTTTGTTCAAGCTGAGGTGGTTACAGGTGGATCCAATCCAGCGGAGGAAATCATAAAGATTGCCCGTGCCCACAAACTGATTACGGTGAGCGACTCCGTCTCGGCAGTTGGGGGAGAGGCTCTACCTGTTGATGAATGGGGCGTGGATTTTGTAGCTATCGGTGCCCAAAAAGCTCTCGCTGGTCCGAATGGTATCAGCGCTGTAAGCATTTCGCCGCGCGGCTGGAAATTTCTTGAGTCCAATGCGTATGCGCCGCGTAATTCCATTCTCTCTTTGCTCGATCTGAAGCCATCCGGGAAGGGGATTGCACCGGTACGTGTTCCTCCCAACATTCCAACGCTGGAAGCCAGAGCGCTAATCACGGCATTGACAGCGATCGAGTCAGAAGGCTTGGAGCAGGTGATCAAGCGTCATGAACGGGCTGCTGCATCAGCCATTGCCGGTATTCAGGCTTTAGGTCTGGAGCCTTGGCAAAAAGATAACAAAACGTATTCTACACTAACTACGACGGTTCGAATTTCCGGGGAGGAGAAGTTGCATATCGATCACCCGATCGGCATTGTTGCTCCGGGGGACGGAGAACTTTTGGGTCAACTGCTGCGAATTAATCATTTTGGGGCCAATGCATCTTTGTCGGGCGTGGAGGAAGCTGTTGCGACTATTGCGGCATTATTGAATCAGGACCATGAGCAGGCAGTCCAGGCTGTTCGCCTCGTTTGGGGGAAATGA
- a CDS encoding ABC transporter ATP-binding protein: MSTSPILEVEALSLSTKSNQKLVQDVHFSLGRGESLGLVGESGSGKSLTLRSILGLLPSGVEQTGGTIRSDVSSAMVFQDPRGALDPLCTVVKQLAEVVYYRQKLSRKASRIAALELLELLGLPDSLKREDRYPSQLSGGQCQRVVIALALACKPGILLCDEPTTALDVTVQQQIIETITRLQGELGFAMVFVTHNLAIAATLCSKLCVMKQGRIVEHGDSLAILQNPQNAYTQMLINSVLSLPELEGSK; this comes from the coding sequence ATGTCCACAAGTCCGATTTTGGAAGTCGAGGCATTGTCACTGTCGACCAAGTCGAATCAAAAATTAGTTCAAGATGTGCATTTCTCGCTCGGCAGAGGGGAGAGCCTGGGATTAGTAGGTGAATCCGGTTCCGGTAAATCACTTACATTGCGTTCCATTCTGGGACTCCTGCCAAGCGGTGTGGAGCAGACTGGAGGTACCATTCGGAGTGACGTGAGCAGCGCAATGGTGTTTCAAGACCCGAGAGGTGCGCTCGATCCGCTCTGTACCGTTGTTAAACAACTGGCCGAAGTTGTCTATTACAGGCAAAAGTTAAGCAGGAAGGCTTCAAGGATAGCCGCACTGGAGTTGCTTGAACTGTTGGGTCTTCCCGACTCGCTGAAGCGTGAGGACCGATACCCTAGCCAGCTGTCAGGTGGGCAGTGCCAGCGTGTAGTTATTGCACTGGCTTTGGCCTGCAAGCCGGGCATTCTGCTCTGTGATGAGCCAACAACAGCGCTGGACGTTACGGTGCAGCAGCAAATTATAGAGACGATCACCCGATTGCAGGGTGAACTGGGCTTCGCCATGGTATTTGTAACACATAATCTTGCCATTGCAGCGACCCTCTGCTCGAAGCTGTGCGTGATGAAACAGGGGCGAATTGTAGAGCATGGAGATTCGCTTGCCATTTTGCAAAATCCACAAAATGCGTACACACAGATGCTGATTAACTCGGTGCTTTCTTTGCCGGAGCTTGAAGGGAGCAAATAA
- a CDS encoding iron-containing alcohol dehydrogenase, with amino-acid sequence MATHAYYVPPVNLMGRGCLQEAGQMIEQMGIRKALVVSDRQLITSGVAEQVLSILRKSGLDYVVYDEVQPNPTCQNVHDGLRVFQDHGCDAIISIGGGSPQDAAKGIGIVATNGGHIREYEGLHQSKHKSVPLVAFNTTAGTSSEVTINYVITDEERKVKMVMVDRNSLVSLSVNDPELMLSKPASLTAATGMDALTHAVEAMVTPGGFTVTSATAAAAVELIFEYLPRAVRDGSDLEAREHMTYACFLGGIAFNNAGLGYVHAMAHQLGGVYDLPHGVCNAMLLPYVEELNAKHVPGKFRHIAKAIGMDVKGRSDEECSDYVIEAIRQLSKEVGIPEKLSELGVKDPDVELLADNAMKDACAPGNPYQPSKDEVMELFRKII; translated from the coding sequence ATGGCAACACATGCATATTATGTTCCGCCCGTGAACTTGATGGGTAGAGGATGTTTACAGGAAGCAGGCCAGATGATTGAACAGATGGGTATCCGCAAAGCGCTGGTTGTAAGTGATCGTCAATTAATTACTTCAGGCGTTGCAGAGCAGGTACTGTCTATATTACGAAAATCAGGGTTAGACTATGTCGTATATGATGAGGTTCAGCCTAATCCAACATGTCAGAATGTACATGACGGACTTCGAGTATTCCAGGATCATGGCTGTGACGCCATTATATCGATAGGCGGAGGTTCACCGCAGGATGCTGCCAAAGGCATTGGCATTGTAGCTACCAACGGTGGCCATATCCGTGAATATGAAGGATTGCATCAATCGAAACATAAGTCCGTGCCACTTGTGGCTTTTAACACAACGGCTGGCACATCGAGCGAGGTGACAATTAACTACGTGATTACAGATGAGGAACGTAAAGTGAAGATGGTGATGGTAGACCGCAACAGTCTGGTCTCCCTGTCGGTTAATGATCCGGAGCTGATGCTCAGCAAACCTGCAAGTCTCACAGCGGCCACAGGAATGGATGCGTTGACCCATGCCGTAGAAGCGATGGTTACGCCGGGTGGATTTACAGTGACAAGTGCGACAGCTGCAGCAGCTGTTGAACTGATCTTCGAATATTTGCCAAGAGCTGTGAGAGACGGCAGTGATCTGGAAGCGCGGGAACATATGACGTACGCATGTTTTCTTGGCGGGATTGCTTTTAATAATGCTGGCCTGGGTTATGTGCATGCGATGGCGCATCAACTGGGTGGCGTATATGATCTGCCGCATGGTGTGTGCAACGCAATGTTACTCCCTTATGTGGAAGAGCTGAATGCCAAGCATGTACCGGGCAAATTCCGTCATATTGCTAAGGCAATCGGTATGGATGTGAAGGGTAGAAGTGATGAGGAGTGTTCAGATTACGTCATTGAGGCCATTCGACAGCTATCGAAGGAAGTTGGTATCCCTGAGAAACTGTCTGAACTCGGCGTGAAAGATCCTGATGTTGAACTACTTGCTGATAACGCAATGAAAGATGCCTGTGCACCAGGCAACCCATATCAACCGTCCAAGGATGAAGTGATGGAGCTGTTCCGCAAAATTATATAG
- a CDS encoding amidohydrolase family protein, with protein MTQVKSEDQNFKHIFIAGIDGKHFDISIQNGRFTSVVESVSPYDDQVRPDADLWISPGIIDLHTHLAWTDFDHSDQLKRDKQEIEVMQAQAFAATLRTGVTTARDAGGLLPSTAQHLAEHYGHSLKVETSSDMLGAADARGVRHLEQRLNDIFDTGAGWVKIMATGGLGAPTEQVLDPVFSEEEFAFLVRHAHAHHKKVLVHTWGGLTIDWSIQAGVESVEHGMFLTEDQAGRLAESRTAFVPTTSIYRIAADPKGVLALPAVISDRAARAAEAHSTAIGYAKRAGVRFGFGTDYATPALHGYNLQELDTMIDYGMTRTEAWQSATTHAAEILGRGDELGQIEEGYLADAIIFNADPYQTKNADQLRESIVSVIIGAQKP; from the coding sequence ATGACTCAGGTAAAATCGGAAGATCAAAACTTTAAACATATTTTCATAGCAGGTATTGATGGCAAACACTTCGATATCTCGATTCAGAATGGCCGGTTTACATCAGTTGTAGAATCCGTGTCACCGTATGATGATCAGGTTCGTCCAGATGCTGATTTGTGGATTAGTCCGGGCATAATTGATCTGCATACACATCTGGCATGGACAGACTTCGACCACTCGGATCAATTGAAGCGTGACAAGCAAGAGATTGAAGTCATGCAGGCGCAAGCTTTTGCAGCTACGCTTAGGACTGGCGTAACCACAGCTCGTGATGCAGGTGGATTGTTGCCAAGTACGGCTCAGCATCTTGCTGAACATTATGGACATTCTCTGAAGGTTGAAACCAGCAGTGATATGTTGGGTGCGGCAGATGCGCGTGGTGTGAGGCATCTGGAACAACGGTTGAACGATATATTTGATACAGGCGCAGGCTGGGTTAAAATTATGGCAACAGGTGGACTTGGAGCGCCTACCGAACAAGTACTTGATCCCGTATTTTCGGAGGAAGAGTTTGCATTTCTCGTTCGCCATGCACATGCTCATCATAAAAAGGTGCTTGTTCATACTTGGGGAGGCTTGACGATCGACTGGTCGATCCAGGCAGGGGTGGAATCAGTGGAACATGGGATGTTCTTAACCGAGGATCAGGCCGGCAGACTTGCCGAGTCCCGAACCGCCTTTGTGCCGACCACATCGATCTATAGGATTGCCGCAGATCCAAAAGGTGTACTGGCGCTGCCTGCTGTCATTAGTGATCGTGCCGCGCGTGCTGCTGAAGCTCATTCCACAGCCATCGGATATGCCAAAAGAGCAGGGGTTCGTTTCGGGTTCGGTACCGATTATGCCACACCTGCGCTCCATGGCTACAACCTGCAGGAGCTGGACACGATGATAGACTACGGCATGACTCGGACAGAAGCGTGGCAGTCTGCGACGACTCACGCTGCCGAGATTTTGGGTCGTGGCGACGAATTGGGGCAAATTGAAGAAGGTTATCTTGCGGATGCCATTATTTTCAATGCCGATCCATATCAAACGAAAAATGCAGATCAGCTGCGGGAGAGTATTGTTTCCGTCATTATCGGAGCGCAGAAACCATAA